A section of the Triticum dicoccoides isolate Atlit2015 ecotype Zavitan chromosome 7A, WEW_v2.0, whole genome shotgun sequence genome encodes:
- the LOC119329188 gene encoding probable WRKY transcription factor 61: MIKGDQRQLGGHEDRLKDQMGDDHRASDGKFFRFLQNQSSAKKEAQEDKIASTRAEMGEVRKENERLKTMLSQMVEDHRSLQKQFDVLHQQGRGKNLAVGSPEHTSSADGVKDPRFVSLRLGTSASMSRQDMGEEIRTGTNNADGKCISLGLSSGKAIGAAGQSEMKVQPDVLTLSPGGSSEDDAATETTTTSSKVPKNPRSTGGGAEAEEEVAQQPLAKKARVSVRARCDTPTMNDGCQWRKYGQKISKGNPCPRAYYRCTIATGCPVRKQVQRCAEDMSILITTYEGAHNHPLSPSAAAMASTTSAAASMLMSGSSTSLGFPSVASSLHGLRFSLPAATTFDPSSHLSGRPFFLPAAAGASISATPSYPTITLDLTSQTASQQAFSLSNTNRFSSSFPDSQGHSSSAGRYPSTNFSFSGSGASSLPGATAWPAGVGSYLSYGPSSGAPYNGVGKNSFQAALSGINGRQQASVASLYQPAQVQQRAAQFSGGGTCTTAPIVLTDTIAKAITSDPGFHTALAAAITSYVGKPAAGGGKGLEWGEHLGLGPSSAASTACSSPLLARSSTGATQSGSPNGKKMSFLQPSLALSSGSTSATASTSPVKSREHIN; the protein is encoded by the exons ATGATCAAGGGAGACCAGAGGCAGCTTGGCGGCCATGAAGATCGGCTGAAAGATCAG ATGGGAGATGATCATCGGGCCTCGGATGGCAAGTTTTTCAGGTTCTTGCAAAACCAGTCAAGCGCAAAAAAGGAG GCTCAAGAAGACAAGATTGCGTCCACAAGGGCAGAGATGGGCGAAGTGAGAAAAGAGAACGAGAGGCTGAAGACGATGTTGTCACAGATGGTGGAGGACCATCGATCCCTTCAGAAGCAGTTCGATGTTCTCCACCAGCAAGGACGAGGCAAAAACCTCGCCGTGGGCTCACCGGAGCACACATCGTCCGCCGACGGCGTCAAGGACCCCAGATTCGTCTCTTTACGCCTCGGAACGAGCGCGAGCATGAGTAGGCAGGACATGGGAGAAGAGATCCGGACCGGCACTAATAATGCAGACGGCAAGTGCATCTCTCTTGGACTTTCATCGGGCAAAGCTATTGGTGCAGCTGGTCAAAGTGAGATGAAGGTGCAGCCAGATGTGCTGACGTTGAGCCCTGGAGGCAGCTCCGAGGATGACGCCGCCACAGAGACAACAACAACATCGAGCAAAGTACCGAAGAACCCGAGGAGCACCGGTGGTGGcgcggaggccgaggaggaggtggcccAGCAGCCCCTGGCCAAGAAGGCCAGGGTGTCGGTGAGGGCTAGGTGTGACACACCAACG ATGAACGATGGGTGCCAGTGGAGGAAATACGGGCAGAAGATATCCAAGGGGAACCCATGTCCACGCGCCTACTACCGCTGCACCATCGCAACAGGGTGCCCTGTCAGAAAACAG GTGCAGAGATGTGCCGAGGACATGTCGATCCTCATCACCACCTACGAGGGCGCGCACAACCACCCGCTCTCCCCCTCCGCAGCCGCCATGGCCTCCACCACCTCCGCGGCCGCGTCCATGCTCATGTCAGGCTCCTCCACCTCGCTCGGCTTCCCCTCCGTCGCCTCCAGCCTCCACGGCCTCAGGTTCAGCCTCCCAGCGGCGACTACCTTCGACCCCTCGAGCCATCTGAGTGGTCGGCCGTTCTTCCTCCCGGCCGCTGCCGGCGCGTCCATCAGCGCCACCCCGTCGTACCCCACCATCACCCTCGATCTCACCTCGCAGACTGCCTCGCAGCAGGCCTTCTCCCTCAGCAACACCAACAGATTCTCCTCCAGCTTCCCCGACTCTCAAGGACACAGCAGCAGTGCTGGTAGGTACCCTTCCACGAACTTCTCCTTCTCCGGCTCTGGTGCGAGCAGCCTGCCCGGCGCCACCGCGTGGCCGGCCGGCGTTGGATCGTACCTGAGCTACGGACCCTCGTCCGGCGCGCCCTACAACGGTGTCGGCAAGAACTCATTCCAGGCCGCGCTGAGCGGCATCAACGGAAGGCAGCAAGCCTCGGTGGCGTCCCTCTACCAGCCGGCGCAGGTGCAGCAGAGGGCAGCCCAGTTTAGCGGCGGCGGAACATGCACGACAGCGCCGATCGTGCTCACCGACACGATCGCCAAGGCGATCACGTCGGACCCGGGCTTCCACACAGCGCTCGCGGCCGCCATCACGTCGTACGTCGGCAAGCCGGCTGCCGGAGGCGGCAAGGGGCTCGAGTGGGGGGAGCACCTCGGGCTGGGCCCGTCGAGTGCGGCGTCCACCGCCTGTTCGTCGCCGTTGCTGGCACGGTCGTCGACGGGGGCGACACAGAGCGGTTCTCCGAACGGGAAGAAGATGTCGTTCTTGCAGCCGTCGCTGGCACTGTCATCGGGCTCCACTAGTGCTACTGCTTCCACCTCACCTGTGAAAAGCAGGGAGCACATTAATTAG
- the LOC119329191 gene encoding uncharacterized protein LOC119329191 yields the protein MATSPALLSRQYARPSPPPLPRQPLAPSPVAAAFPPVRLRVRRGPSPAQAKFGKFDAAEAPTEAEPATSEADGAVEQAVQEDDSCLPSDLQGAIWQSGKASADFVNSGGMRGIAELLIPQLEFLNQEGAQAEVWALSRILLDTLAEETGQVVKAVFPDAGVAALLKHQWKDAKFKCASLSDRKPVDTDDGVVVMIIPDHQMLESVERIASQLADDPIRPLVMWNPRLVSGDVGVGYNVRNLRRNFLSTFTTVYSMRPLPTGAIFRCYPEKWKVFYDDPKRPNRYLLARESSSRPDATDIEIIFGGGGASEQPEEEPSMMTNVMAAFSSVSRFMRVISK from the exons ATGGCGACCTCGCCGGCGCTGCTCTCGCGGCAgtacgcgcgcccctcccctcctcctctcccccgccAGCCCCTCGCGCCTTCGCCCGTCGCCGCGGCCTTCCCTCCGGTGCGGCTGCGCGTCCGCCGCGGGCCTTCCCCAGCCCAAGCCAAGTTCGGCAAGTTCGACGCCGCGGAAGCCCCCACGGAGGCCGAGCCGGCGACATCGGAGGCCGATGGCGCGGTGGAGCAGGCGGTGCAGGAGGATGACAG TTGCTTGCCGTCGGATTTGCAAGGCGCGATATGGCAGTCGGGGAAGGCCAGCGCTGATTTCGTCAACTCCGGCGGCATGCGAGGAATT GCAGAGCTGCTGATCCCCCAGCTGGAGTTCCTCAACCAGGAAGGAGCGCAGGCCGAGGTCTGGGCGCTGTCGAGGATACTCCTCGACACACTCGCGGAAGAGACTGGCCAG GTAGTTAAGGCCGTCTTCCCTGACGCTGGAGTGGCTGCCCTTCTGAAGCATCAGTGGAAAGATGCAAAGTTCAAGTGTGCTAG TCTTAGTGACCGAAAGCCAGTTGATACTGATGACGGAGTTGTTGTTATGATTATCCCTGATCACCAGATGCTTGAATCTGTTGAACGCATCGCATCTCAACTCGCTGATGATCCC ATAAGACCTCTTGTCATGTGGAACCCACGTCTTGTTAGTGGAGATGTTGGAGTGGGATATAATGTTCGGAATCTACGCAGAAATTTCTTAAG TACTTTTACCACTGTTTACTCGATGAGGCCGCTGCCTACCGGTGCAATCTTCAGATGCTATCCTGA AAAGTGGAAAGTGTTCTATGATGATCCAAAAAGACCCAATCGGTATTTGCTCGCCAGAGAATCTTCGAGTCGTCCTGATGCAACAGATATTGAG ATAATATTTGGTGGTGGCGGCGCCAGTGAGCAACCTGAAGAGGAGccttcaatgatgaccaatgtcatGGCCGCGTTTAGCTCCGTGAGCCGGTTTATGAGAGTCATCTCCAAGTGA